The segment CACGCGTTCGCTTTCGACCGACGCCATGACTACCGACGTGAGCGGCGCGACCGTGATCGTGAGGCCGATGCCGAGCACGACGAGCGCGGGAAGAAAGCTCGTCCAGTAGCTGCCGCTCACGAAAGGCAGCGCGAGCATGCCGAAGCCGAAGCCCGCGACGCACGGCCCCACGGTCAACAATGTGCGCGCGCCGAAGCGCCCCGTCACGCCGCCTGTCACGCGCGACAGCAGTCCGATGATGAGCGGCATCGGCAAGAGCGCTGCGCCCGCTTGCGTCGCCGTATAGCCATAGGCGCGAATCAGCGTGAACGGCAGGAAGAACAACACGCCGCCCAAGCCGAAGTACAGCAGCAACGTGACGACGTTCGCGCCGCTGAAGTCGCGCGAGCGGAAGACATCGAGCGGCATCATCGGCGCCGCGCTTTTCGCTTCTATCGCGACGAACACGGCAAGCACGAGCACGCCGACGCCCAGCGCGCACAGCACGAGCGGATTCCCGAAACCGCGTGCCGATGCTTCCGTGAGTCCATAGGTCAGCGCCGCGAGTCCCGCCGCCGCGCAGGCCGCGCCGGGCCAGTCGAGGCGCTGTGTCGCGTCGGGCTTGTGGCTGTCGGGAACGGCCAGCATGGCGAGCGCGATGGTCGCGGCGGCCAGCGGCACATTGAGGAAGAAGATCGCGCGCCATGAGTAGGCATCGACGAGCCAGCCGCCCGCCGCCGGACCGAGCGCCGACGTAATTGCGCCAACGCCCGCCCATGTGCCGATGGCGCGTCCGCGCGCTTCGCCCTCGAACACGGCGCCGATGATCGCGAGACTGCTCGGCACGAGGAGCGCCGCGCCGATGCCCTGCACCGCCCGCGCGCCGATGAGCCACGCGGTATCGGGCGCGAAGCCGCATACCGCCGAAGCCAGCATGAAGATGGCGATGCCCGCGATGAACACGGTGCGACGGCCGAGCTTGTCGCCCATCGACCCGCCGACCAGCACGAGCGAGCCGAGCGAAAGCAGATACGCGTTCACGACCCACTGCATGGCCGCGACGCTCGCGCCAAGCTGGCTTTGAATGGACGAGAGCGCGACGTTGACGACCGAGCCGTCGATGAAGGCCATGCTGGAACCGAGGATCGTCGCCGCCAGCGCGAGCCGTTTGCGCCGGCAGGGTCGATCGGTCGCTTCAGGCTGCGTGCGAATGATCAGTTCATCGCACGGACCTTGCGGCGCGGCGTGCCGCACCACGGGAGGCGACACCGCGCGCTCTTTCAAGTCCTGACTCGTCACATTCGCTCCTCGATGGCGTGAACCATCAAGGATACGTCCGCGCGCGGCTAGCCGCCGAAGAGCTTCGTGATGGCCGGCACGCTCAGGACCGCCGTGTAGTAGCCCATGAACTGCACGCCGGTGTTGAAGCCGAATAAGCGCGACAATAGTCCGCCGATCAGCCCCACGGTCAGGATCACGAGCAGCCCGAGCAGTTGCCCTTCCCACACGCTGATCACCACGATCAAGCCGACGAAGGTCGCGATGATCGCCTCGTGACTCAGCTTGCGTGCGACGAACGACGCCGCGCGATGCGCGTAGTTCATCGACAGCGGATAGGCCACGAGCGCCGCCAGCACCACCGCAAGCAAGCCGAAGCCGAGAAACTGCCAGGTCGTCATCATCGTGTGAAGATTGTTGATGTGACCCGTCGCGGTATCCACGGTAAAGCGCGGCGGCGCGTTGAAGAGCGGCGCGGCCGGTCCCGCCGCCACCGGACTCAGCGGCAGACCGAAAGCAATGAGCGGAATCAGCGCCTCGGCGATATACGTGGCCTCGGTCACACCGTTACGCGCCGAAATCACGGTCGTGAGCCGGTGATACGCATGCTTCACGCGCGAGCCGACGAGTTCGCCGAGCACGACCGTCATCGCGACCGGGCTGAACACGAAGGTCGCGCTGGAGATGGCGGCGGTCGCGACGACCCAGCCGCGTTGCTGGCCATCGAGCACCTTCAGCGGATTCGGGAAGTAACCGCTCCAGCCCTTTACATCGGGCGCGAGCGAAAACGTGCGCGGACGATCGCGCCGCATATGCGTGCGGCCCACGGGCGAGAGTATCGAAAAGAGATCGGCGATAAGCGGCCCGATGGCGATGCCGAGAAAGTAGCTAACCGAGAGCTTGACGCCGTATTTGCCCGTGAGCGCCTGCAAGCCGATGATCAAAAGCACGAACGGCACGAGCAGCAGCACCGAAGCCCAGCGTCCCGACGAAAAGTATGCAATGGCAATGGCCGCCGCCAGAAACACCCACGGCGCGGCCTTCGTGATGACCGGCCCGAACGGTGCGAGCAGCACGGCGAACAGCACCGCGAGCGGGACCGCGACGAATGCCGCGATGATCGCGCCCGAGATCATCTTGCGCAGCGCAATGTGCGGCACGCCGAGATTGCGCAGCATCGTCGCTTGTTGCAGAAGCGGCGTGGCGAGCGTGTCGCCGGGAATGCCGAGCAGCGCGGTGGGTATCGCGTGTGTCATGTGCTTGGAGACCGCGCCCGCCATGAAGAACGAGAACACGCCGACGGGCGGCACACCCAGCAACACGACGAGCAGCGTAAGCGGCGCGAGCGTGGTGGTTTCGTCCGTGCCCGAGATGAGGCCGATGCCCGCAAAGACGACCGCGCCGATGAGACCCATCGACAGCGCGACGAGCAGTTGTTGAACGAGCGGTTCCATCAGCGCGCTCCTTCGCGCACATCGGCGCGCTTTTCGTAATCGGCAAAGAGCTCGTAGAGGCCGAGTTCCTTCATTTCCGCCGCCACCGCGGGCGGCAGATCCGCGACGCGTCCGAGCCCACCCGCTTCGCTCGCAAGTTGCGCGAGCACTTCCTCGCGGCCCGCCGCGCCATGCGCTTCCTCGATCACTTCGCGCTTCGGGCGGAACAGCTTCGCGCAGACCGCGCCCGCAATCAGGCATCCCGCGAGACCGACGAGCATCGCGTAGGCGCGCGCCATCGCCGGGTCGGGTACATAGGCCGCGAGCACGCGATTGGCCGCCGCGAACGCGCCATAGCTGATCGCGATGCCGAGCACGACCGACCAAGCGAGATGCCGCGTATCGACGGTATCGCC is part of the Caballeronia sp. TF1N1 genome and harbors:
- a CDS encoding tripartite tricarboxylate transporter permease codes for the protein MEPLVQQLLVALSMGLIGAVVFAGIGLISGTDETTTLAPLTLLVVLLGVPPVGVFSFFMAGAVSKHMTHAIPTALLGIPGDTLATPLLQQATMLRNLGVPHIALRKMISGAIIAAFVAVPLAVLFAVLLAPFGPVITKAAPWVFLAAAIAIAYFSSGRWASVLLLVPFVLLIIGLQALTGKYGVKLSVSYFLGIAIGPLIADLFSILSPVGRTHMRRDRPRTFSLAPDVKGWSGYFPNPLKVLDGQQRGWVVATAAISSATFVFSPVAMTVVLGELVGSRVKHAYHRLTTVISARNGVTEATYIAEALIPLIAFGLPLSPVAAGPAAPLFNAPPRFTVDTATGHINNLHTMMTTWQFLGFGLLAVVLAALVAYPLSMNYAHRAASFVARKLSHEAIIATFVGLIVVISVWEGQLLGLLVILTVGLIGGLLSRLFGFNTGVQFMGYYTAVLSVPAITKLFGG
- a CDS encoding MFS transporter: MTSQDLKERAVSPPVVRHAAPQGPCDELIIRTQPEATDRPCRRKRLALAATILGSSMAFIDGSVVNVALSSIQSQLGASVAAMQWVVNAYLLSLGSLVLVGGSMGDKLGRRTVFIAGIAIFMLASAVCGFAPDTAWLIGARAVQGIGAALLVPSSLAIIGAVFEGEARGRAIGTWAGVGAITSALGPAAGGWLVDAYSWRAIFFLNVPLAAATIALAMLAVPDSHKPDATQRLDWPGAACAAAGLAALTYGLTEASARGFGNPLVLCALGVGVLVLAVFVAIEAKSAAPMMPLDVFRSRDFSGANVVTLLLYFGLGGVLFFLPFTLIRAYGYTATQAGAALLPMPLIIGLLSRVTGGVTGRFGARTLLTVGPCVAGFGFGMLALPFVSGSYWTSFLPALVVLGIGLTITVAPLTSVVMASVESERVGVASGINNAVARVASLLAIALLGIVFVWSHDAAMASKAASVSDASAVAGALRAVALLSALCAFAAGGVAVATIRSGR